A DNA window from Brassica napus cultivar Da-Ae chromosome C1, Da-Ae, whole genome shotgun sequence contains the following coding sequences:
- the LOC106363723 gene encoding glutathione S-transferase T3-like, with translation MDPNNIHSQSSSLLGLLHSQQGSVYHENFPHESFHGRINFGDSQPIPSFSSQPSQVPPVARGVRRKWDPADDEVLISAWLNTSKDSIVANEQKSGTFWDRVAHLYSSSPHGLEDGEREPGQCKKRWHRINDDVNKFCAAYSASERQLRSGESDTDLLKKAHEIFFADQAKKFTFEHAWCTLRFEQKWLSLNAPKAGGGEKRKNVETTTQASTTDGVVDVDPRPEGIKAAKARRNGGKGKSVSDYASVWEMKKEDWKMKKEDLERKERLSKLSILDTLLAKTEPLSEAEEAVKNKLLAECF, from the coding sequence ATGGATCCAAATAATATTCATAGTCAGAGCTCTAGTTTATTAGGACTGCTTCACAGTCAACAAGGGAGCGTTTACCATGAAAACTTTCCTCATGAAAGTTTTCATGGTCGTATTAACTTTGGTGATTCTCAACCTATCCCGTCATTCAGTTCACAACCATCTCAAGTACCACCAGTGGCCCGTGGTGTTAGACGCAAATGGGACCCGGCTGATGATGAGGTGTTGATTAGTGCGTGGCTCAACACTTCTAAAGATTCCATTGTAGCAAATGAGCAGAAGTCGGGGACCTTCTGGGATAGGGTTGCTCATCTTTATTCCTCAAGTCCTCATGGATTAGAGGATGGCGAGAGAGAACCCGGGCAATGTAAGAAAAGGTGGCATAGAATAAACGATGACGTTAACAAGTTTTGTGCCGCATACTCCGCATCAGAGAGACAGCTTAGAAGTGGTGAGAGTGACACTGATCTTCTAAAGAAGGCGCATGAGATCTTCTTTGCTGATCAAGCTAAGAAGTTTACTTTTGAACATGCGTGGTGTACGTTGAGATTTGAACAGAAGTGGCTTTCCCTTAACGCACCTAAAGCTGGTGGCGGTGAGAAGAGGAAGAATGTTGAGACAACGACCCAAGCTTCCACCACCGACGGTGTCGTTGATGTTGACCCGAGGCCAGAAGGAATCAAGGCTGCTAAGGCTAGAAGAAATGGTGGTAAAGGAAAGTCTGTGTCTGACTATGCGAGTGTTTGGGAAATGAAGAAGGAGGACTGGAAAATGAAGAAGGAGGACTTGGAGAGAAAGGAGAGACTGTCGAAGTTATCTATACTTGACACTCTCCTTGCCAAAACTGAACCATTGAGTGAGGCGGAAGAAGCTGTGAAGAATAAGCTTTTAGCGGAGTGTTTCTGA